The Rosa rugosa unplaced genomic scaffold, drRosRugo1.1 SCAFFOLD_179, whole genome shotgun sequence genomic interval TTGTGTATTTATCGGATATGCAAGAATAGTGCAGCTTATAGATTTTTGGTCTTCAAATCTGAAATTGCTGACATACACGTGAATACAATCATAGAAAGTTGTGATGCTGAGTTCTTTGAACATATTTTTCCATACAAGGAAGAAAGGATTAGCAACACAAACAAAAGAGCACGTGATGTTAGCAATATAGACCAAATATCATCATCTAATGTTCAAGAGAATAATGAAAATGAACCTAGAAGAGCAAGTAAAAGGAAGAGAGTCACAAAAGACTTTGGACCTGATTTCTTGACTTATTTAACCGAGGGAGAACCACGAAcatattgtttggctccaattttgttgcagctggtcaacagtctcttttcttgcgcgggcgtgccagcaccgttcgggtgcggtcgtcgggagtgtcccttgacctgacttctatcaagcgattgtagacgaggagagcaccaacctcgtcgtgggattctttgtgcctcgtggtgaggactttgctgaagtttcttcttgttcacaagtcgatactcaatattgcagattgagcagagcgaaatcaccgggaagtattgagatcttgctaaagcgtgactttagcttggctgggttgctagggcgttacccttgcttggctggttctgtaaccgttgtggtcgcggcactaccgtcggctcccgaggaggctaggaccgaagcacgttgacagagggtttggtggcactgaaagtcggcttctgagaagactaggactaggagtgtgatcaccggtaagagaaagagaatgagaggagttgctcttagagaggtttgctctagaaagaacttagatcatcttagagatgttgttgttgaatgtgaatgtgtgtgttagaatgagaggagaaggtgtttatatagggaagaaaaagaagagtgaaatgatgagtggaagaaaaataatgaaagtggagtatgaaagtgatttgtaaaatatggaaaagatagagaaatgatgaaatgaaagcaaggcatgaaggtgcaaaaacatggaagtgataatgatctattaaagagattgtagtagaaaaatatatccaaggaaaaacagaaaagcatctagctttcttcatgtgggtaggaaacatgaacatgtgaatattgagctggttttaggtcagtttctgcccctttattccttcaattatttctccaacaagccttcagaatgagccttcgacttcttcataaaaaatgttccactatgagtgtagatcatcctgacaaattttcagagctttattatatgcggttgggctggaaatgctgctggacctcttacaggtccagttttccagttttgcttctgtagaaaattggactgattgtttgaaggccttccactcaaatctagctctggcactcttcataagaaatgatccttgggctttctagaattaatctggaaagttttagctcatttagatttcatttggttagtcttccgcccatccttccttgtttagctcggtttctcctagccgaagtaggaaaatgtgctacagttgacttttcatgtttccatgcttccatagtaggctttatttagcctctaaatatatatttcgaacttgtcgacaatatatagcttaagccactgacattggctcaatttcttcaagacgtgccttgtcaggccaaaatgctcattttgggtccaaacattgccccccagacctcgaagtcagaggtcttcgtcttgactgaagaggtcttgaatcaacactactcttataatgttgttgctccaaagccacttgtattggcttgactgataatacttgactgattccatataggcctctaaataggctataaagcttgaatgccacaatctggattgcctttgttatgaactgacgcttcctttgccaactttattgccccccatggatctggcgaaacttgggcaggttgtaggagatcagaactttagcgtgccccccatgtcttatgcgaagaaattgtctacgactcctccgagtaatttttggatcgcactaattttttttttattttttttttaactgaattcaataagataatgtgaatcaaggtttagacatgcggcccaagtatagtcgcctagacacaaattttctttcaaatcttttgggcaaccttactgaaatggccaggtgggggagggcgaacaagagagacagaatccattttggcatgagctactcccacatagtggtttaggcccatttgcacgcacttctggattcaagaacctgtcatgaacgttgtcccttttctagacaccatttcacataggctatacttactaagatgaggaaaggtcataagtgtgaagacagttcaacaagtgttaataaaagctgcccttaaccttaagggacctgaactaggcaccaataaggagtttaggccaatattaacaaaagagacttcacctattccgttatgattcacaacaccttaccaaattcaacttctttttttttttttttttttttttttaactatgaaaataaaggtaaaaaactgaaaactgacaggaaattaacaacaaagcaaggagctagcagcgacacgtttggctaacctctagaagaccatgggggaggccatctatgcttcattccaagctccgatgtatcaaaatttgtagggtaaaaatccctcatGTGAGAGCTTgtaagaaaagaacaaagatacttctcgttgaagaaaaatttggaggaatttggctcgtgagaggggtaatcttgccccccaagtatctttgttggttgtcgaggcatgatcttcaattgcaatttgggagatgacggtgtcccaagatcggctttgtcgccaactgtcgccaacttctcttgatcaaagggatgatcatgggtcatatcttgccctcatgcatctgatcagtagccacgtatttggcttgatcagtggagaaatcagatatttgttccgagacaatttcattgtcagaaaaacattcttgttgatgaccttttccatgcacagcctctgtgtaaggctgtgactcaccagtgagacccttaggttgattgccacctataggcaagttagtctcagaaacgacctcttcgcgagcaggttcttgacgttccaattcgccttgtGGTTGTTGTGCCCCCAACTCGAGCTTTGTGACCgaaatcgtgaactcatcgagccgtcgacggtcctccgcgagggcttttctcagattctcatggtatgcggtagaattcttttaaaggatatcaagccgctcttctatgcttGCATTCtttggaatgggaatgggcacatagccttctatcgtagccatgacttcaggaatttcttttggtaaagattttcctttggcatcccaatgatggtgaacataaaaagactctggtgttgtcccaccgggtgtgccaaaatgtttgttttgaagcccggtggttgaatgtgcttcaagagaaaaacttctgatgtagtcccaccgggtatgccaaaatgtttgttttgaagcccggtggttgaatgtcttcaagagaaaaaaaattctaaccttgtcccactgggcgtgccaaaatgtttggctccaattttgttgcagctggtcaacagtctcttttcttgcgcgggcgtgccagcaccgttcgggtgcggtcttcgggggtgtcccttgacctgacttctatcaagagattgtagacgaggagagcaccaacctcgtcgtgggattctttgtgcctcgtggtgaggactttgctgaagtttcttcttgttcacaagtcgatactcaatattgcagattgagcagagcgaaatcaccgggaagtattgagatcttgctaaagcgtgactttagcttggctgggttgctagggcgttacccttgcttggctggttctgtaaccgttgtggtcgcagCACTACTGTctgctcccgaggagactaggaccgaagcacgttgacagagggtttggtggcactgaaagtcggcttctgagaagactaggactaggagtgtgatcaccagtaagagaaagagaaggagaggagttgctcttagagaggtttgctctagagagaacttagatcatcttagagatgttgttgttgaatgtgaatgtgtgtcttagaatgagaggagaaggtgtttatatagggaagaaaaagaagagtgaaatgatgagtggaagaaaaataatgaaagtggagtatgaaagtgatttgtaaaatatggaaaagatagagaaatgatgaaatgaaagcaaggcatgaaggtgcaaaaacatggaagtgatgatgatctattaaagagattgtagtagaaaaatatatctaaggaaaaaaagaaaagcatctagctttcttcatgtgggtaggaaacatgaacatgtgaatattgagctggttttaggtcagtttctgcccctttattccttcaattatttctccaacaagccttcagaatgagccttcgacttcttcataaaaaatgttccactatgagtgtagatcatcctgacaaattttcagagctttattccatgcggttgggctggaaatgctgctggaactcttacaggtccagttttccagttttgcttctgtagaaaattggactgattgtttgaatgccttccactcaaatctagctctggcactcttcataataaattatccttgggctttctagaattaatctggaaagttttagctcatttagatttcatttggttagtctgacgcccctccttccttgtttagctcggtttctcctagccgaagtaggaaaatgtgctacagttgacttttcatgtttccatgcttccatagtaggctttatttagcctctaaatatatattttgaacttgtcgacaatatatagcttgagccactgacattggctcaatttctccaagacgtgccttgtcaggccaaaatgctcattttgggtccaaacacataTAAGGAAGCAATGTTCTCCCCCCGATGCTCTTCTTTGGAAGGAAGCAATTAATAGTGAAATGGAATCCATTATGCAAAATAATACTTGGCAATTGGTAGACTTACCTCCCGGTAATAAACCAATTGGTTTTAAATGGATTTTCAAGAAGAAATTAAAGCCGGATGGTACTATAGAAAAATTTAAGGCCCGTCTAGTAGCCAAAGGGTACCGCCAAAAAGAAGGGCAAGATTTCTTTGACACCTATGCTTCGGTCTCTAGAATCACTTCTATTAGGATGCTTATAGCGATTGCATCTGTCTATAATATGGACATTCACCAAATGGACGTGAAGACCGCATTTTTAAATGGTGAATTAgaagaagaagtgtacatggaacAACCGGAAGGTTTTGTGGTTAAAGGTCAAGAGAAAAAGGTGTGTAGACTTGTAAAATCcttatatggattaaaacaagcACCTAAACAATGGCACGAAAAATTTGATCACACAATGACATCGtatcactacaagaaaaagcTTCATTCATAGCATATCATTATAGCATTTTGTTCGGAAGTGCTATCAATTGTgaattcagaaaatttcaatAGAGTTTAAATTTTGTAAACGCTCTTAAATGAACGCTATTAAATGAAACCCATATACTGAAAATACGAGCAGGAAACAAAAACAATGCCCGGGGATTTAATTTATGAGTTCAAAGCGTGACCCAACTCCCAATACTCCATCATTTCAAAGCGCGAACAAAAACTCTTATGTTTCTCTCTCGACAAAAGATCCCAACAACTTTCTTCATCCAACCAAAACCCTAGATCCCTGAGACTTTCTTCATTCCAGTGACTTCCATGGGTAAGCTCTTCGCCATCCAATCCAAACCCTAGATCTTTTGGTCTGACACAAATTGGAATCAGATTGATATATTCAAGTTCAAAGAGAATGCAAAGCAAGGCTCCACGTACGTGTCTCCGGCAAGGTTTTCCAATCCCGAATTCCGACTCTATTGGTCTCAATGTTTGCCACCTTCGCCTCAATCTACTTCGCCAGACGGTTGGTTCCTTTTAGTCTCtcaattttcagattttgattaaCCCCCAAATTGGAAAActgggttttgaattttgggGTTGGATGCAGGTTGTAGCAGGATTCGGAGAACAAGGTTTATTTGATTAAAGAGCTTGATAGGATTACTGGGCAGGTGGGCATTTCTTGGTTTTGTACTTGggattcaatttttttattttaagctGTATgtgtaatgaaaaaaaaaaaaaaagccttttTCACATTTGGGTTGGTTCTGTAATGTAAGTAGTGAGTTTAGTAGAACTTTTGGTACATGTTCAGAATGGGGTTGCTGCCCAGTTTAAAGTTGATGGTGGGTTTTGGATACAGATCATTGTTCATGTTTTAAACTCTAATATATAATTGCATAGATAAGTGAATTACTGAGGACCAATTAAGTTGTGCAATGAGAAGTGATTTTTATAATTTGTTGTTTTACAGGGGGTCTGTCATATATATATCAATGGATGATACATTTAAATCATAGCTTGTAGGTAAGATGGTAGTCATTTGTTCTCCAGTGTAATTCAAGATTCGTTATTTGAGTTGTGTGATTCCATAGTTTAGGTATAAATCTATGGTTCTTACCAGGAAAGTATCTTTGTTAGGGAACAACATAAGAAGTTATCAGTAGTTAAGATGGAGTTCGTTGCAGCCAATCAAGAGGGTTAGAGTGTTCAACGCTGAAAAATGGAACCAGGCCACTGGTGGTGACTGGAATTTTTACAAAATTTGGTTGTAAGAACAATAGAGATGCAATTCGTAAGACTTGGATGGGAAATGGTAATGTACTAATCTTGATTTTGTTTGGTTGTATTTTGGATTGTAGTGCTGATTTCTGTATTTGCCTATCCCTATATTGTTTCTCTGAGTTTTTCATATTGGCTTCTTGTAATTGAAGTTCATTCCATGTTattgttcttttatttgtgtaatGTACACAATGCTGATATAAGAATTCACCCTTTGTGCCTCTAGCTGTTATCGGTAAACCCCAAGTTAACTTCTTTGATTGGTTCTATTGTATTTATCTTGAACAATATGTATTACAATGCAGGTATTGGTACCCTTTTGGCAAACTATGATGATCTCAAAATATTTCAAGACCCTGGTATTGCTTAAGTTGTCATGTAACTAGATCAAGGTATTAAATTAGTTCTTTTATTCCATGTGCCATGAAAGAATTCATATTTCTGTTTTAAAGTTTTGAATTAATATGATTGACCAAGGAGGCCATGATCTACTGCAAAGTTTTCTCTCAACCCTCCCTCAGCTAGGTACATTTTATAgtaatgttttcttttttcattgcTAGCTAGGTATGGTGTATATATACTCATTACATGCAGTTTTCTTGCAGCACATATGTAAAGTATGATATATCAATCTGCTGAAAAGATTTCATTCACATGCAAGAGAATCATCGCCCTGCGCACGTATAAAGAACCTTGAGAGAAAAAGTTACTGGAGATGATGAGCATGTGCATACGTGTGAAGCTTGTAATTAAGAGAGGACTGATCTAACTAACTGATTTAAAGTCCTGGCCCTTCGTTGAATGACTCTAAGCACCCGAGGGAATTCTAGAATGAGTACTGGACTACCAGCACAATTGACACTGTAAGTTGGAATGTAAGTTGTTATGGTCTACTACTAATAACATCTTTGATTTTGGTTCCGTTTTCTTTGTTGTAATTAAAAAATGGAAAATGCAAAAAATGACGGGATAGTGAGAGATGAGACTTTGGCTATTAGTTACATTAttgtcacacacacacacacacacagacacataGGCTGAATGCATAGAGACAGTGAACTGAGAATCAATACTGAAATTTCAAAGGTTGCTTTCAGTTCCTATTTCTTAATAGCTCATGTTTATTGAATGTTGTGAGTTCTGACTAAGGGTGCCTATTGTGTATTTTAGACTTTAGCTTGTTATCGGTCTATTTACTGAACCAGAATTACTTCAAAGTTAGAGAGAAGGGGTTATTTATGGGATGTATGGTTGAAACTAAAGGCCAAGCTCAAGAGTTGGAATGGTCGAGGAGTTGAAAAGTGAATGGTTCTTTCAAGGTAATCAAATTTGTTGTTCACATATATTTTCTCCTTGTTTAGATGCCACTTTCCCTATTTGACATAGATACTCTGAAGCTTTAACGAAGCATGTTTAATTTTGGCTTGTCAATTCAATTATAGTTAGGTTTTGCATACATAATTATGGGTTGTGTTTTCATTCCGCAATATAGTGGACAATAACTTGAGTATTGTTTAATTATGCATTATATACAACCTGTTCAAGTATCTATTATCCAGAAATTATTCTTTCAAAGTTTTCTTATTAGTTGCAATTGCCTGCAGAACCCAGTTAGCAGTTTCAATGGCTGTGAGAAGTATAATAGACCATTGTGGACAATCATTGCATTAGAATAGGCATTATGTGGTAAGTCACATTGTCATTATAGCTTCTTAATTAAAGTTATTGTTCCTCATTTGATTTCTCTTTAGTAGTTAACCAATGGTACTGGTTTGTACAGTGTTCAAGAAATTAGCATGTTATCAACCAGTGAGCTGAGTTTCATGTCGACATCAAAAGAAAGCCAAAAATCATTGTTTGTGGGTTAATTCTAGCAGAATTTGTATCATTATTATAAAGGGAAAAAACATTGTTGGCTGAGATATGAAGTGCTCTTGTAATTTTAGTAATGTCACATTGTATTTTGGTTACTTTTGAGATCATTAATGAAAATGATGTATTTTTGATGTGAAGACTTGTTATATATTGTATTTCCAAGGTGCTGTGACAATGTATTGTACATATTATTGCAACAAATATAGGATAGTAGCACCATAGAAATGCTACTAAATGATGAATAGTAGCGTTTTTGATATGTTATAGCATATGTAGTAATAGCATTTACTAAATGCTATGGATAGTTTAACTATAGCGATTCACTAAATGCTATGGAATGGGTAATATATATAGCGTTTATGAAATGCTATCAAAAGCCTATGCAATAGCACTTCTAAAACGCTATAAATGTCAAACTTTCCATAGCGTTTGTGGAAACGCTATGATAGACCTTAGATCTATTATAGCTCCGGCAGACATAGCGTTTACTAAAACGCTATGGTATCCTACGATAGCGTTTTTTGAGCGCtatgaatgaaaatttatggtGTAGTGTATGGATTCAAAATTAATGAATGTGATAAGTGTGTATACATGCATTAAGAAGTTTCAAAATAATTCATGTGTCATTGTATGCCTCTACGTTGATGACATGCTCATCATGGGAACAAATAAAGATGTAATTAATTCCACAAAGAAATTCTTGAGTTCTTGCTTTGACATGAAAGATATGGGCAAAGCGGATGTAATACTCGGAATCAAAATTATAAGAGATGATGATGGGTATTTACTTACTCAATCTCACTATGTGGAAAACGTATTAAAGAAGTTTGGGCATTATGATGATAGACCTGTTACTACTCTTTTTGATCCCCACACTAAACTTGAAAAATATATTAGTGAAGGTGTAGCCCAATTAATGTATTCCCAAGTGATTGGAAGCTTAATGTATATCATGAATAGTACTAGACCGGATATAACTTATTTGGTGAGTAGACTTAGTCGATATACAAGCAATCCAGGAAAGGATCATTGGAATGCTCTTGTAAGAGTGTTAAGGTATTTAAAACATACCATTAACTATGGACTACATTATAAGAAATATCCTGCAGTGTTGGAAGGATATAGCGATGCAAACTGGATTTCGGATAGCACCAAATCCAAATCAACAAGTGGATATGTATTTACACTTGGGGGAGCAGCAGTCTCTTGGAAATCGTTCAAACAAACGTGCATTGCACGTTCAACAATGGAATCGGAATTCATAGCTTTAGATAAGGCAGCCGAAGAAGCGGAATGGCTTCGAAATTTCTTAGAAGATATTCCATTGTGGCCTAAGCCTTTGACTACTATTTGTGTTTATTGTGATAACATGGCAACTCAAGCTAGAGCCAAAAATAGCATATATAATGGAAAGTCAAGGCATACAAGGCGAAGACATAACACAATAAAACAATTGCTCaataatggaattatttccATTGATTATGTGAAGTCAAAGGAAAATATTGCAGACCCTTTGACAAAAGGCCTACCAAAAAAGCAAGTTGTGTTTACATTGAGGGGAATGGGTTTGATACCAATTCAATGAATCAACCTGGCGGAAACCTAACCTAGTTGATTGAAAATCCCATGGTCTAAGTTCAATAGGCAAACTGGTTAGGGAGATTCAAAATGTAGAACACATTATTACTCATTCCTATGGTGTGCAAGTGTGTTACCTGCAGAAGTGTACGGTGAATATTTAATATTCTTAATGATACTAATATCCTTCAATTAGGAGGAATATGGCAGGATATTCTTAATTAGTGTCACCAATATGAGAGTGATGTGGGTCGCATCTATGAGAACTACATGGCTACATTCTCTAGAGCTCTCATGAAATCGGGATATGTTCATGACCAAAATGAACACAACCGTATGAACCGAAATGTGTTAGATTCGATATGTGTGACACTTATTGTCTTGGCTTACTATAAAAGTGAATAGTTCAAGATTTATATTCACTACATCGCAAGGTAAATCCGATGAGTGTTCACTAAGGAAGGTTCAAGTTCAAAAGACACATCTCCGGATGCGTATcgtttcttctttctctcataAGTGGAAACTCTTATTTTCTATTCAAATGTGGGGTATTGTTGAGATGTTTGAATAGAAAATGCGGGGTATTGTACGTAATCTGTGCTTTGCAATCGCCAGATTCTATAAAAAAAGAGGTACATATTATTATTATAGCTCTATTCAGAACACCTGGTAAAACAAATCCATGCCGGACAGTAGAAATTGTTAAACATTGAAGGATCTAAGTACAAATGGGGACTTTAATCACTTATGAGTACGTTGCGATTACATAAGCTAGCAAATGTTAATTCTGCATCggacaacttttatatatatagccTAGTTACAGTGAATTAAAACTAAAATACATGGCCAAAGTAGCTACGACGACCATCAGGATCAGCATCAAGTAGAAGACTGAGGTCTCCCACACATAGAGTTGTTTCTGTACACCGATTGCTGCGAGTATGCCGACGAATTTCTGTCCCATAATCATGTTTTTGTGTCTTTATATTGTACCAAGTCAGTTTATCATTGCCATCATGGTTCAACTGGTTCAAGAGAAACCTCTCACCATCAAAGAATAAAGGCTTGCAATTCAACACAACAGGCTCCAACGACCAGCAAGAATCGCAATCTTTTGTAAACCAAACATTTATACAGACACCTGTATAACAGCGCAAAAAGCATAAGAAGCCTCCGAATGCCATCAGTTTTACTACTCCCGGACCCCGAATAAGAATCGGAACACGAAAAAACTGATACTCCTCCTTCACAAGATCAAAAGTCACAACCATGTACAGATCTAATTGATCATTGTCTCTCATCAGCCAAGCTACACGAGAATCGTTCATTGACACCATATTCGATTGATGATTTACATAAATTCGAAGATTACTGGGTGGAAGCTTTTCTATCCTTTTCCATCTGTTTAATGCTACGCTGTAGACTTTTAAATCCATCGTCAAATTTCTTTGTCCAAAAAGAGAATTCGACCTATTATCATAATCTTCGGTAAGAACCAACACCTTCAAGTCATCTTCAGCAGAATGATAGCCCAATCCGTACATCCGATTCGAGAATTGTCCTCGTGCCCATTTGAAGGGGGTGGGTATAATTTTATGCTTTGAAATCATGGGGTTCCATAAAAAGAGACCAAGATCATATTTCTTACTTCTAACATGAAGTAAAATCAATCCATTGCAAAGAGCAACGATGCCAGATTGAAGCCCAAGTCTATCACTTTCTTCGAGGGAATATAATGGATGCTTCAATCGTTCTTCTTCTAACGTGGTATCATCACCAGAAAAGGTTACAGAATAGAAGTGATCATGAGGATCAGATTCAACATGATGGCGAATGAGGGCAAAATCATTTAAGTGGTTGAGATTAAAGCGTTGACGATGCTTTCGAATGAAGTCTTTGCTGTGGATGACAGCCTTCCATAGCTTTGAAACGAAAGAAAATCGGATTAGACACTTCACAGGGAGTCTTAAAACAATTTCATCTATTAGGTCCTGCGGGAGGTACTCCATTGACGACTGTTTGAGAGCTTCTGACAGATTTTCGACAGTGAAAAGTTGATGGGGAGGTGATTAGGGTTAATTGCATAAAATGAAAGGCTAGTGCTACCTTTTATAGAGCATTAATCCTTAATCAATTTGGAAAAAGAAATCCCTATCGCTTCGGTCTATATTTCAAAATAGGAAAATGCTCGGGATTATTTGTTAGTTTTGAGTAAGTTATTTcttttgaaaaaacaaaaacaaaaacaaaacaaaaacaaaaatgttcaagtaaaaccctgatttgtgtttggcccaaactctaggttacttgacctagtggtaatagggtttaattagataaatctagagattatatttcattgtatgattcagactccatgcattgtaatcatctatataaagaggcctctattatcaatgagaatacacagcaaattcctctcaatttcagtttctctacaacacgttatcagcacgaagccctaaccctgaaaccctaaattcgtaacCTTCAAATCTCAGAAAccaccgccgcccaccttgaagctctcaatCCCAGGAACCCAGAACCTGCGGCGCCAcacccagaaccggccggaatcgACCtaaaccggccaccggaagtgaCTGAACCGGCCTCCAAGAAGAATCCGTCGATCTTCTGCCTGATTTCGCATCCTTCCCATCCACCGATCACCGCCAACTTTTGTCAGAAGCGGCAGCGCCACCCCAGGATCCGGGAACCGGCCGTAAAGACCCCTGACAGACCAGTAGAAGTCCTGACGTTCTCATTCCGGTCTGCATCTGTCTCCCTCCAGAAACCCAATACAGATGACCCAGAAGCCCAGCCCATAAGCAGCTGTGCAGCCTAGGCCCAGTAGCAGGAAGaagcccagaagcagaagaggtCCAGCCCGAGCCACATCATCATCCACGCAGGCACACAGTCAGCGTCCCTctgcctgccacgtcagcaaccggccgccacgtcagcacctccGGTCAACAtcagtcaacgccggtcaaccctcATGTCAATgccggtcaacctttttccggccatctaCAGTAACTTTCCCGGTCAAGAAATTTCAACCGCTTTTCAAGGT includes:
- the LOC133724225 gene encoding F-box protein CPR1-like; its protein translation is MEYLPQDLIDEIVLRLPVKCLIRFSFVSKLWKAVIHSKDFIRKHRQRFNLNHLNDFALIRHHVESDPHDHFYSVTFSGDDTTLEEERLKHPLYSLEESDRLGLQSGIVALCNGLILLHVRSKKYDLGLFLWNPMISKHKIIPTPFKWARGQFSNRMYGLGYHSAEDDLKVLVLTEDYDNRSNSLFGQRNLTMDLKVYSVALNRWKRIEKLPPSNLRIYVNHQSNMVSMNDSRVAWLMRDNDQLDLYMVVTFDLVKEEYQFFRVPILIRGPGVVKLMAFGGFLCFLRCYTGVCINVWFTKDCDSCWSLEPVVLNCKPLFFDGERFLLNQLNHDGNDKLTWYNIKTQKHDYGTEIRRHTRSNRCTETTLCVGDLSLLLDADPDGRRSYFGHVF